In Solanum stenotomum isolate F172 chromosome 6, ASM1918654v1, whole genome shotgun sequence, one DNA window encodes the following:
- the LOC125866642 gene encoding transcription factor FAMA-like — protein sequence MEKEENCQANSLPTSFQMAIIGESSSNNTNNQMVDYMVNSQSIQQQQHNQCSLGFLPSNPSLDKLSFADVMQFADFGPKLALNQTKVLEQDVGIDDPVYFLKFPVLNEKKNVHNNDNDDDDDRGEALMVSQKESGGKEKGENNNNIVEKNQEGKSNNKRKRPRIKTSEEVESQRMTHIAVERNRRKQMNEHLRVLRSLMPGSYVQRGDQASIIGGAIEFVRELEQLLQCLESQKRRRIYGDTPTRPLGDSSTPPPPSMPINQNPNTINPHHQSPILFPLPNEYNIEGEIQEEVAESKSCLADVEVKLLGFDAMIKILSRRRPGQLIKAIAALEDMQLSILHTNITTIEQTVLYSFNVKISGETRYTADDIANSIQQIFSFIHAEITPYDIN from the exons atggagaaagaagaaaattgcCAG GCTAATTCTTTGCCTACATCTTTTCAAATGGCAATTATTGGTGAATCCTCAtcaaataatactaataatcaAATGGTTGATTATATGGTAAATTCACAAtctatacaacaacaacaacataaccaGTGTTCGTTAGGGTTTTTACCCTCGAATCCTTCTCTAGACAAGTTGAGCTTCGCGGATGTGATGCAATTTGCGGATTTTGGGCCTAAATTAGCCTTAAATCAAACCAAGGTATTGGAACAAGATGTTGGGATTGATGATCCTGTGTACTTCCTTAAGTTCCCCGTTTTGAACGAAAAGAAGAATGTAcataataatgataatgatgatgatgatgatcgCGGAGAAGCCTTAATGGTATCACAAAAAGAAAGTGGTGGAAAAGAAAaaggtgaaaataataataatattgttgaaaaaaatcaagaagGGAAGAGTAATAATAAGAGAAAGAGGCCAAGAATTAAGACAAGTGAGGAAGTTGAGAGCCAAAGAATGACACATATTGCTGTGGAGAGGAATAGAAGGAAGCAAATGAATGAACATCTTCGTGTATTGAGGTCTCTCATGCCTGGCTCCTACGTTCAAAGG GGAGATCAAGCATCTATAATTGGTGGAGCAATTGAATTTGTTAGAGAATTGGAACAACTCTTACAATGCCTTGAATCACAAAAAAGGAGGAGAATCTATGGAGATACTCCAACAAGACCATTAGGAGATTCATcaacaccaccaccaccatcaaTGCCAATTAATCAAAACCCTAATACTATAAATCCTCATCATCAATCACCAATACTATTTCCTCTTCCAAATGAGTATAATATTGAAGGTGAAATTCAAGAAGAAGTAGCTGAGAGTAAGTCTTGTTTGGCTGATGTTGAAGTGAAACTTTTAGGGTTTGATGCAATGATCAAGATTCTATCAAGAAGAAGACCAGGACAACTCATAAAGGCAATTGCTGCATTGGAAGATATGCAACTTAGTATTCTTCATACAAATATTACAACCATTGAACAAACTGTTCTCTACTCATTCAATGTCAAG ATTTCTGGTGAAACTAGATATACAGCTGATGATATAGCAAACTCAATCCAACAGATATTCAGTTTCATTCATGCTGAAATAACCCCATATGATATCAACTAG
- the LOC125866616 gene encoding 26S proteasome non-ATPase regulatory subunit 1 homolog A-like — MATTVSSAGGLLAMLNESHPQLKLHALSNLNAFVDYFWPEISTSVALIESLYEDEEFAQRQLAALVASKVFYHLGEHNDSLSYALGAGPLFDVNEESDYVHTVLAKALDEYASHKTKAAESNDEAVKVDPRLEAIVERMLEKCIVDRKYQQAIGMAIECRRLDKVAEAIVRSDNVDATLAYCSNVSHNFVSRRVYRSEVLRLLVEVYEGTPSPNYLSMCQWLMFLDKPENVASILEKLLRSENKDDALLAFQIAFDLVENEHQAFLLNVRDRLSSPEVQPSEPAEPNTAQTGNATAAEDVQMAEENQPLIETRVDPKEAIYAERLGKIKGILSGETSIKLTLQFLYSHNKSDLLILKTIKQSVEMRNSVCHSATIYANAIMHAGTTVDTFLRENLDWLSRATNWAKFSATAGLGVIHCGHLQQGRSLMAPYLPQGGAGGGGSPYSEGGALYALGLIHANHGEGIKQFLRESLRSTNVEVIQHGACLGLGLAALGTADEDIYDDIKTVLYTDSAVAGEAAGIGMGLLMVGTASEKAGEMLAYAHETQHEKIIRGLALGIALTVYGREEEADTLIEQMTRDQDPILRYGGMYALAMAYRGTANNKAIRQLLHFAVSDVSDDVRRTAVLALGFVMYSEPEQMPRIVSLLSESYNPHVRYGAALAVGISCAGTGLSEAISLLEPLTSDVVDFVRQGALIAMAMVMVQISEASDSRVGAFRRQLEKIILDKHEDTMSKMGAILASGILDAGGRNVTIKLLSKSKHDKITAVVGLAVFSQFWYWYPLIYFVSLAFSPTALIGLNYDLKVPKFDFVSQAKPSLFEYPKPTTVATTSSAVKLPTAVLSTSVRAKARASKKEAEKANAEKASGASTSAATTSDKGKSTSKDGESMQVDAPAEKKNEPEPSFEILTNPARVVPTQEKYIKFLEESRYLPIKSSSSGFVLLKDLRPDEPEVLALTDTPSSTTSSTGGSAGQQGSASAVAADEEPQPPQAFEYTS; from the exons ATGGCCACTACGGTGAGCTCTGCTGGTGGTCTACTGGCTATGCTGAATGAAAGTCACCCACAATTGAAACTCCACGCGCTCTCTAATCTCAATGCATTTGTTGATTACTTCTGGCCGGAGATTTCCACCTCAGTCGCTCTCAT AGAAAGCTTGTATGAGGATGAAGAGTTTGCCCAAAGACAACTAGCAGCATTAGTTGCTTCGAAG GTTTTCTATCATTTGGGCGAACATAATGACTCATTATCCTATGCCCTTGGAGCTGGCCCTCTTTTTGATGTTAATGAGGAATCTGACTATGTTCATACTGTTCTTG CTAAAGCACTGGATGAATATGCAAGTCATAAGACTAAGGCAGCCGAGTCAAATGATGAAGCTGTAAAGGTTGATCCTAGGTTGGAGGCTATTGTCGAGAGAATGCTTGAGAA GTGTATAGTGGATCGAAAGTATCAACAAGCCATTGGCATGGCCATTGAATGCAGAAGGCTGGATAAGGTTGCTGAAGCAATTGTAAGGAGTGATAATGTAGATGCAACTCTAGCATATTGCAGTAATGTCTCCCATAACTTCGTCAGTCGCAGAGTATATCGAAGTGAG GTGCTTCGTCTTCTTGTTGAAGTGTATGAGGGGACACCGTCTCCAAACTATTTGAGCATGTGTCAGTGGCTTATGTTTTTGGATAAACCAGAGAATGTAGCAAGCATATTAGAGAAGCTTTTACGCTCAGAAAATAAGGATGATGCCCTACTGGCATTTCAAATAGCTTTTGACCTTGTAGAGAATGAGCACCAAGCTTTTCTTTTGAATGTGAGAGATCGACTCTCCAGTCCAGAAGTACAACCTTCAGAACCTGCTGAGCCTAATACTGCACAGACTGGAAATGCTACTGCTGCAGAGGATGTTCAAATGGCGGAGGAAAATCAGCCTTTGATTGAAACAAGAGTAGATCCAAAAGAAGCAATATATGCAGAGAGGCTGGGAAAAATCAAAGGGATTTTGAGTGGTGAAACTTCAATAAAGTTGACCTTGCAATTCTTGTACAGCCATAACAA GTCAGATCTCCTTATTCTCAAGACAATAAAGCAGTCTGTTGAGATGAGAAACAGTGTGTGTCACAGTGCAACAATATATGCAAATGCAATTATGCATGCTGGAACAACTGTAGATACATTCCTTAGGGAGAACCTA GACTGGCTAAGCCGAGCAACAAATTGGGCCAAATTTAGTGCAACAGCTGGATTAGGTGTTATTCACTGTGGCCACTTGCAGCAAGGGAGATCACTTATGGCCCCTTACTTGCCGCAGGGTGGAGCAGGTGGAGGTGGTAGTCCATATTCGGAAGGTGGTGCATTGTATGCTCTTGGGTTAATTCATGCAAATCATGGGGAGGGCATCAAGCAATTTCTTCGTGAAAGTCTACGAAGTACCAATGTAGAG GTTATTCAGCATGGTGCTTGCTTAGGGCTTGGCTTGGCAGCTTTAGGAACCGCTGATGAAGACATTTATGACGACATCAAGACTGTCCTATATACTGACAGTGCGGTTGCTGGAGAAGCTGCTGGTATTGGTATGGGTTTATTAATGGTTGGAACTGCAAGTGAGAAGGCAGGTGAGATGCTTGCTTATGCTCATGAGACGCAACACGAGAAGATAATCAG GGGTTTGGCATTGGGGATAGCCCTCACAGTGtatggaagagaagaagaagccgATACACTGATCGAGCAGATGACCAGGGATCAAGATCCTATATTGCGTTATGGTGGCATGTATGCTCTGGCAATGGCGTACAGGGGAACAGCAAATAATAAGGCTATCCGTCAGTTGCTGCATTTTGCTGTATCAGACGTGAGTGATGATGTCAGGCGGACTGCAGTCTTGGCGCTTGGATTTGTTATGTATTCTGAACCAGAGCAG ATGCCTCGCATTGTCTCATTGTTATCCGAGTCTTACAATCCACACGTGCGCTATGGTGCGGCTTTGGCAGTTGGCATTTCATGTGCTGGTACTGGTCTGAGTGAGGCAATCTCATTGTTGGAGCCTTTGACATCAGATGTAGTTGATTTTGTACGTCAAGGTGCTCTCATTGCTATGGCCATGGTGATGGTCCAAATAAGTGAAGCTAGTGATTCCCGTGTTGGTGCATTTAG GCGGCAATTAGAGAAAATTATTCTTGATAAGCATGAAGATACCATGAGTAAGATGGGTGCAATCTTGGCCTCTGGAATTCTTGATGCCGGTGGTAGGAATGTGACAATAAAGCTACTTTCAAAGTCGAAACACGATAAAATTACTGCAGTTGTTGGGCTAGCTGTTTTTAGTCAGTTTTGGTATTGGTACCCTCTTATATATTTCGTTAGCTTGGCATTTTCACCCACAGCTCTCATTGGGCTAAACTATGACCTAAAAGTGCCCAAATTTGATTTCGTATCGCAAGCTAAGCCATCACTATTTGAGTATCCTAAGCCTACTACTGTAGCCACGACTAGTTCTGCTGTCAAACTTCCTACAGCTGTTTTATCAACATCAGTGAGGGCCAAGGCCAGGGCTAGCAAGAAAGAGGCCGAGAAAGCTAATGCTGAGAAGGCATCTGGCGCGTCAACTTCTGCTGCCACTACTTCAGACAAGGGCAAGTCCACTAGTAAGGATGGAGAGTCTATGCAG GTAGATGCTCCTGCAGAGAAGAAGAATGAACCAGAGCCATCATTTGAGATTTTGACCAACCCTGCTAGGGTGGTTCCTACTCAGGAGAAGTACATCAAATTTTTGGAAGAAAGCAGATATTTGCCAATCAAATCATCGTCTTCTGGCTTTGTGCTTCTGAAAGATCTTCGTCCTGATGAACCCGAAGTATTGGCTCTTACTGATACACCCTCATCAACTACATCCAGTACTGGTGGTTCAGCTGGACAACAGGGCTCTGCCTCAGCAGTAGCTGCTGACGAGGAGCCTCAGCCACCACAGGCATTTGAATATACGTCATGA
- the LOC125866654 gene encoding 60S ribosomal protein L13a-4-like — protein MVSGSGISARRIVVDARHHMLGRLSSILAKELLNGQRVVVVRCEEICLSGGLVRQKMKYLRFLRKRMNTKPSHGPIHFRAPSKILWRTIRGMIPHKTKRGAAALARLKVYEGVPPPYDKIKRMVIPDALKVLRLQAGHKYCLLGKLSSEVGWNHYDTIKELENKRKERAQVAYERRKQLAKLRVKAEKAAEEKLGPQLAVIEPIKY, from the exons ATGGTGTCTGGTTCAGGAATCTCCGCAAGGAGGATAGTGGTTGATGCTCGTCACCATATGCTTGGTAGGCTCTCATCAATTTTGGCTAAGGAATTGCTTAATGGACAGCGAGTTGTTGTTGTTAGGTGTGAAGAGATTTGTCTTTCTGGTGGACTTGTTCGTCAGAAAATGAAGTATCTTAGGTTCCTTCGCAAGAGGATGAATACTAAGCCTTCTCATGGACCTATTCACTTCCGTGCTCCGTCGAAGATCCTCTGGAGGACCATCCGTGG gatGATTCCCCACAAAACTAAGCGTGGAGCAGCTGCTCTTGCCCGCTTGAAGGTTTACGAGGGTGTTCCACCTCCATATGACAAAATCAAGAGGATGGTCATCCCTGATGCTCTCAA GGTGTTGAGACTCCAAGCAGGACATAAATACTGTCTCTTGGGTAAGCTTTCATCAGAGGTTGGATGGAACCATTATGACACTATCAAG GAGCTTGAGAACAAGAGAAAGGAGAGAGCCCAGGTAGCATACGAGAGGAGAAAGCAGTTGGCCAAACTCAGGGTTAAGGCAGAGAAGGCTGCTGAGGAGAAGCTCGGTCCTCAACTTGCAGTTATTGAACCTATCAAGTATTAG